In the genome of Desulfofarcimen acetoxidans DSM 771, one region contains:
- the glgP gene encoding alpha-glucan family phosphorylase: MFFLRTLSVAPKLPENIGELSKLAYNVWFSWNPNAWELFRRIDKKLWEEVGHNPVKFLLNVKQQDLDNAALDHDYLNLYKKVIQELNAYLEEETKFKNYHPEHKDQVIAYFSAEFGIHESHPTYSGGLGLLAGDHCKAASDLGLPFVGMGLLYKNGYFEQRINIEGWQESRYSNFNYHQMPVRTVTNNDGSELIIPVEMPGRTVYLKVWCMHVGRINIYFLDADLSQNAVHDRSLTGQLYGGDRENRIAQEILLGIGGVKALRAIGINPQAWHINEGHAAFLILERLRELVQAGIPLVTAMEAVRSNTIFTTHTPVPAGHDVFSSELIDKYLWQLRDQLGLSGEDFLKLGWDDEKYQFNMTLLALRLSLFCNGVSKLHGQVSREMFQRFYPNIPVEEIPISSVTNGVHVATWLAPKLRELLDKYLGSGWHNDISLPKKWAGISQIPAQELWNVHYKLKEKMIQTARNNLRGQRLRNQESYQRIMEVNNFLDPNVLTIGFARRFATYKRANLLLQDKERLIKILSDKAKPVQIVFAGKAHPADYPGQELIKEIYSLTNEEAFRGRILFLEDYDINLARTLLHGVDVWLNTPRRPMEASGTSGQKAALNGVINFSVLDGWWPEAYNGENGFVVGNDVVCKDEAKQDKNDVFTLYSLLEETIVPMYYDRDHNNIPRAWVELMKRSLLTIPHYFNTERMVMDYCNNFYVPAITRWKRFSADNYELAHQLQSFKQRLYDNWHQVSIVSVNTAADRVLKIGEEFKVEAVVELGYLSPNEVSVEVFCIDLENPGIRNINLIPMSPVNQISENQYTFAGKCIPPQGVVNYSVRVRPSHPDFEHNFEVPLVTWAQSF; encoded by the coding sequence ATGTTTTTCTTACGCACACTGTCAGTAGCTCCTAAACTTCCGGAAAATATAGGTGAACTGAGCAAGCTGGCTTATAATGTTTGGTTTAGCTGGAATCCCAATGCCTGGGAGCTTTTTCGACGAATTGATAAAAAGCTCTGGGAAGAGGTAGGACATAACCCTGTAAAATTTTTACTAAACGTGAAGCAGCAGGATTTGGATAATGCCGCCCTAGACCACGATTATTTGAATCTCTATAAAAAAGTTATTCAGGAGCTAAATGCTTACTTAGAAGAAGAAACTAAATTTAAAAACTATCACCCTGAGCATAAGGATCAGGTAATTGCTTATTTTTCTGCAGAATTTGGTATACACGAATCACATCCTACTTATTCAGGTGGCTTAGGTTTGTTAGCCGGTGACCATTGCAAAGCGGCCAGCGACCTGGGTTTACCCTTTGTGGGCATGGGATTGCTTTATAAAAACGGTTATTTTGAGCAACGTATAAATATTGAAGGCTGGCAGGAATCAAGATATTCTAATTTTAACTACCACCAGATGCCTGTTAGGACAGTAACTAATAATGACGGAAGTGAATTAATCATTCCCGTAGAAATGCCGGGTAGAACTGTTTACCTTAAAGTATGGTGCATGCATGTTGGGCGCATTAATATCTATTTTTTGGATGCCGATTTATCCCAAAACGCAGTGCATGACAGATCTCTTACCGGGCAGCTTTACGGGGGAGACAGAGAAAACCGCATTGCCCAGGAAATACTGCTGGGTATTGGCGGTGTTAAAGCACTTCGTGCCATAGGTATTAATCCCCAGGCCTGGCATATTAATGAAGGGCATGCCGCTTTTCTAATACTGGAACGCTTGCGTGAACTTGTACAAGCCGGTATTCCCCTGGTAACCGCAATGGAAGCAGTAAGATCCAATACTATATTTACAACACATACTCCGGTACCCGCCGGTCATGATGTTTTCAGTTCGGAATTAATAGATAAATACCTTTGGCAGCTCAGGGATCAATTAGGCTTGAGCGGGGAGGATTTTCTCAAGCTGGGCTGGGATGACGAGAAATACCAGTTTAATATGACTCTTTTGGCGTTACGCCTGTCTCTTTTCTGTAATGGTGTAAGCAAGTTGCATGGTCAGGTTTCCAGAGAAATGTTTCAACGTTTTTATCCCAATATCCCTGTGGAGGAAATTCCTATTTCCTCGGTAACTAACGGTGTACACGTTGCTACCTGGCTGGCGCCCAAACTAAGAGAATTACTGGATAAGTATTTAGGCTCAGGTTGGCATAACGACATTTCACTTCCGAAAAAATGGGCAGGTATAAGCCAAATTCCCGCACAAGAACTATGGAATGTTCATTACAAATTAAAGGAAAAAATGATTCAAACAGCCAGAAATAATTTAAGGGGCCAGCGCCTGCGCAACCAGGAGTCCTACCAACGAATCATGGAGGTAAATAATTTTCTGGATCCCAATGTTTTAACTATTGGCTTTGCTCGTCGTTTTGCTACATATAAGCGTGCTAATTTATTATTACAGGATAAAGAGCGTCTGATTAAAATACTATCAGACAAAGCAAAGCCGGTACAAATCGTTTTTGCAGGCAAGGCACACCCTGCTGATTACCCGGGTCAAGAGCTAATTAAAGAAATATACTCGCTGACCAATGAAGAAGCGTTCCGGGGCAGGATATTATTTTTGGAAGACTATGATATTAATTTAGCTCGCACATTACTCCACGGTGTGGATGTTTGGCTTAATACCCCACGGCGACCGATGGAGGCGAGCGGCACCAGCGGTCAAAAGGCAGCTTTAAACGGCGTGATTAATTTCAGTGTTCTTGATGGCTGGTGGCCTGAAGCATACAATGGCGAAAACGGTTTTGTTGTAGGCAACGATGTTGTATGCAAAGATGAGGCCAAGCAGGACAAAAATGATGTTTTCACTCTTTATTCCCTGCTGGAAGAAACCATTGTTCCTATGTATTACGATAGGGATCATAACAATATTCCCAGAGCCTGGGTGGAGTTGATGAAGAGGTCCCTGCTGACAATTCCACACTATTTTAACACGGAAAGAATGGTTATGGATTACTGCAATAATTTCTACGTTCCCGCCATTACCAGGTGGAAACGCTTTAGCGCGGATAATTATGAGCTGGCTCATCAGCTTCAATCATTTAAGCAAAGATTGTATGACAACTGGCACCAGGTCTCGATAGTGTCCGTAAATACCGCTGCTGATCGGGTGCTTAAAATCGGTGAAGAATTTAAGGTGGAAGCTGTTGTGGAATTGGGTTACCTTTCACCAAACGAAGTCTCCGTAGAAGTATTTTGCATTGATTTAGAAAACCCGGGTATAAGAAATATTAACTTGATACCAATGTCTCCGGTCAATCAGATTTCAGAGAACCAATATACTTTTGCGGGCAAATGTATTCCACCCCAGGGCGTGGTTAACTACTCAGTTCGTGTAAGACCCTCACATCCTGACTTTGAACATAATTTTGAAGTTCCTCTGGTTACCTGGGCTCAATCTTTTTAA
- a CDS encoding RluA family pseudouridine synthase yields the protein MKTINHYADPEIGQRLDVYLSNCYPDISRSQLQRLIAQGLVEINGKKVAAKYKIKPGDYINLTIPDPVGVSVEAENIALDIYFEDEDVIVINKPRGMVVHPAEGNYTGTMVNALLYHCRDLSGINGVLRPGIVHRLDKDTSGLLMVAKNDLAHNNLAAQLEKRLVNRRYLALVHGNLKQDAGTVDAPIGRDACSRQKMAVTDRNSRSAVTHFKVLKRFGRYTLLELKLETGRTHQIRVHMKYIGYQVVGDPKYGPSKPHFNLDGQFLHACLLGFAHPRTGKYLEFNAPLPDILVKVLAELENQVI from the coding sequence ATGAAAACAATTAATCATTATGCAGATCCGGAAATAGGACAGAGACTTGATGTCTATCTCAGTAATTGTTATCCTGACATAAGCCGTTCCCAACTTCAAAGATTAATTGCCCAGGGACTGGTAGAAATAAACGGGAAAAAAGTCGCGGCCAAATATAAGATCAAACCAGGTGACTATATTAATTTAACTATACCCGATCCCGTGGGTGTTTCTGTTGAGGCGGAAAATATTGCACTTGATATCTATTTTGAAGATGAAGATGTTATTGTGATAAATAAACCCAGAGGAATGGTAGTTCATCCCGCTGAGGGAAATTACACCGGAACGATGGTCAACGCTCTCTTATATCATTGTCGCGATTTGTCAGGTATCAACGGTGTGTTGAGACCCGGTATTGTACATAGATTAGATAAAGATACCTCCGGACTTTTAATGGTAGCTAAAAATGATTTGGCTCATAACAATCTGGCTGCCCAGTTAGAAAAAAGACTGGTAAACCGGCGTTATTTAGCTTTAGTCCACGGAAATTTGAAACAAGATGCTGGAACTGTTGATGCTCCCATTGGCAGAGATGCCTGTAGCAGACAAAAAATGGCTGTGACAGACAGGAATTCACGTTCTGCGGTAACACATTTTAAAGTCTTAAAGCGTTTTGGCCGTTATACCTTGCTTGAATTGAAGCTGGAAACAGGTCGTACACACCAAATTAGAGTTCACATGAAATATATTGGTTACCAGGTTGTAGGCGACCCTAAATACGGTCCGTCTAAACCTCATTTCAATCTGGACGGGCAGTTCCTGCATGCCTGTTTGTTAGGCTTTGCTCATCCGCGTACGGGAAAATATTTAGAGTTTAATGCACCTTTGCCGGATATTTTGGTTAAAGTATTAGCTGAGCTGGAAAACCAGGTTATATAA
- the lspA gene encoding signal peptidase II — protein MYFWLTLITVFLTDQFSKYLLQLNLLKNESIPVLPPVFYITYIENPGAAFGIMAHKTGFFIAISLLVVAGTLFFYRQIIKTTLLQLQVGLIVGGSLGNLLDRLRIGQVVDFLDFRIWPVFNIADTAIVIGVGLLIWDTLFHSKKHPRDGDKVVKDENN, from the coding sequence TTGTACTTCTGGCTAACTCTTATTACGGTTTTTCTGACAGACCAGTTTTCCAAGTACCTGCTTCAGCTCAATCTGTTGAAAAATGAAAGTATTCCTGTGCTTCCTCCGGTATTCTATATTACCTATATTGAAAATCCCGGTGCCGCATTTGGTATCATGGCTCATAAAACCGGATTTTTTATTGCGATTAGCCTTTTAGTTGTTGCCGGGACATTATTCTTTTACCGCCAGATTATTAAAACTACTTTGCTGCAATTACAGGTTGGCCTAATTGTTGGCGGCTCTCTGGGCAACTTGCTTGACCGACTGCGCATTGGGCAGGTGGTTGATTTCCTGGATTTTCGCATTTGGCCTGTATTTAATATTGCAGATACGGCAATAGTTATTGGAGTCGGTTTGTTGATCTGGGATACCCTGTTTCATTCAAAAAAGCATCCCAGGGACGGGGATAAGGTGGTTAAGGATGAAAACAATTAA
- a CDS encoding flagellar hook-length control protein FliK, whose product MNNINIRPLSQILSNFLDKTIIQQAEKNTLIKNSISSKTMLAKDTKKTTEEVRQNRFDQQQDNTANQANQVIPAPLKTPLFDKARFFYRELPAKDAGTIESGGCLLINLETLSLGKVWITIAAHNDTLRVSFYNNKKEGIEMIKGNLTNLKEELLNSDFKNILIKCQISDDTWVKNNILNNFGLDHSSFVNFKI is encoded by the coding sequence GTGAACAATATTAATATTAGACCCTTATCCCAAATACTGTCTAATTTTTTAGATAAAACAATTATCCAACAGGCAGAAAAAAATACACTTATCAAAAACTCAATTTCCTCTAAAACAATGCTAGCCAAAGATACAAAAAAGACTACGGAAGAAGTAAGACAAAATCGCTTTGATCAACAGCAAGACAACACTGCCAACCAGGCCAATCAAGTTATTCCCGCTCCTTTAAAAACTCCTCTTTTTGATAAGGCCAGATTTTTTTATCGTGAACTCCCTGCAAAAGATGCAGGTACCATAGAAAGTGGCGGCTGCCTGCTGATCAATTTGGAAACCCTGTCCTTAGGAAAAGTATGGATAACAATTGCTGCACATAATGATACACTAAGAGTAAGTTTTTACAATAACAAAAAAGAAGGCATTGAAATGATTAAGGGTAATCTTACTAATCTTAAAGAAGAATTACTGAACAGTGACTTTAAGAATATTTTAATTAAATGCCAGATTTCCGATGATACCTGGGTGAAGAACAATATTTTAAATAACTTTGGACTGGACCATAGTTCTTTTGTAAACTTTAAAATCTAA
- a CDS encoding EscU/YscU/HrcU family type III secretion system export apparatus switch protein: MNLDKNKPDQDKKTARTAANTVETASALRFDPNKDQAPVVVATGKGDIARSIKKMAGELHIPIVKDPVLAQTLHTLGTNIEIPEHLYEAVAKVLAYVYEIDQANKK, translated from the coding sequence ATGAATTTGGATAAGAATAAACCTGATCAAGATAAAAAAACTGCCAGGACCGCTGCAAACACTGTTGAAACGGCATCGGCCCTTCGCTTTGATCCTAATAAGGATCAGGCACCGGTTGTTGTAGCCACAGGTAAGGGTGACATAGCCAGGAGTATTAAGAAAATGGCCGGAGAATTGCATATTCCCATAGTTAAAGACCCTGTTTTGGCCCAAACACTGCATACCCTGGGTACAAATATCGAAATCCCCGAGCATTTATATGAAGCGGTGGCCAAGGTTTTAGCATATGTTTATGAAATTGACCAGGCAAATAAAAAATAG
- a CDS encoding tRNA 2-thiocytidine biosynthesis TtcA family protein — protein MKNSTRVFLSEIKKAIIRHSLIVDGDIIGVGISGGKDSIALLYSLCDIIRSAPVRFKFIAILIDLGWLSDLSPIVDFCQQKNIQLHIEPSDIAKIVFEIREEKQPCSLCAKMRRGALHNTAKMLGCNKVALGHHLDDVIETFFLNLIYTGQMKTFLPAIYLDRSDITLIRPMIYVTEDDVVNLVGRENLPVVSSNCPVDGKTKREEIKSTVALLASHYPDFRSRFLTALKRPENPLWTDSVNNNFIL, from the coding sequence TTGAAAAACAGCACACGAGTATTTTTATCTGAAATAAAAAAGGCTATTATCAGGCACAGTCTGATAGTAGACGGAGATATTATCGGTGTAGGCATTTCAGGCGGCAAAGACAGTATTGCACTGTTATACAGTCTTTGCGACATAATTCGCAGCGCACCTGTAAGATTTAAGTTTATAGCCATTCTGATTGACCTGGGCTGGCTGTCCGACCTGTCACCTATCGTGGATTTTTGCCAGCAAAAAAACATTCAACTTCATATAGAGCCCTCTGATATTGCTAAGATTGTTTTTGAAATTCGTGAAGAAAAACAGCCGTGTTCTCTCTGTGCCAAAATGCGGCGGGGTGCATTGCACAACACGGCCAAAATGCTTGGCTGCAATAAAGTCGCACTTGGTCACCATTTGGATGATGTAATAGAAACATTTTTTCTTAATCTCATATATACAGGACAAATGAAAACCTTTCTGCCAGCAATTTATCTTGATCGTAGTGATATTACTTTAATCCGTCCTATGATATATGTAACAGAAGATGATGTAGTGAATTTAGTTGGAAGAGAAAATTTACCGGTTGTCAGCAGCAACTGTCCGGTAGACGGTAAAACCAAAAGAGAAGAAATTAAATCAACAGTAGCCCTGTTAGCCTCACATTATCCTGATTTCCGGAGCAGGTTTTTAACAGCTCTTAAAAGGCCTGAGAACCCCCTTTGGACAGACTCTGTTAACAATAATTTCATCCTTTGA